The following are from one region of the Zetaproteobacteria bacterium genome:
- a CDS encoding PAS domain-containing protein, with translation MRTNLPVTDVERTFEIDRFIVSKTDTKGIITYCNRTFIEVSGYEEEELLGRPHNIVRHPDMPAAAFADLWSTIQSGQEWNGIVKNRCKNGDYYWVDAQVTPSLGPGGEIVGYMSVRRKPTPAQVADAERLYAQMRAEEGR, from the coding sequence ATGCGAACCAACCTGCCGGTGACCGATGTGGAGCGCACCTTCGAGATCGATCGGTTCATCGTCTCCAAGACCGACACCAAGGGGATCATCACCTACTGCAACCGGACCTTCATCGAGGTCTCGGGGTATGAGGAGGAGGAGCTGCTCGGCCGCCCGCACAACATCGTGCGCCACCCCGACATGCCGGCGGCCGCCTTCGCCGATCTCTGGAGCACGATCCAGTCGGGGCAGGAGTGGAACGGCATCGTCAAGAACCGGTGCAAGAACGGCGACTACTACTGGGTCGACGCCCAGGTGACGCCGTCGCTCGGCCCCGGCGGGGAGATCGTCGGCTACATGTCGGTGCGGCGCAAGCCCACCCCCGCACAGGTCGCCGACGCCGAGCGGCTCTATGCGCAGATGCGCGCCGAAGAAGGGAGGTAG